One segment of Streptomyces sp. YIM 121038 DNA contains the following:
- a CDS encoding methyltransferase → MITALSDDTSRLRATVDFVTQQDSESLLPLLLPGLDGPELRALVERCRFAHAALLVFPVHALALEATLAECGLVTRTPPQPSVVVRERLALRHRRTADDLDVRILRPAVLGRDGHRRTVEVFALTVPPGSDLEEIAALELARHDEAHVAFEVQAPDPLVLRGLRASFAFHGALPDGGGYNPHENGTVFYFAAPTTSRAGYRRIELYAPGDHRCQLAAHLADFHRQQPPEALLRLLTGAWTTQALATAAQLRVPDAMETDRAVDAGALAGKVAADPDSLTVLLRYLASLGVVAEEAPGSFRLTALGALLRTEGPGSMRPLALLYGGPFYQSFAALAHTVRTGQVAFEYLFGAHHFDHFAADPRLAELFDQSMAANWRMFEPLPTHPVLTAAARKPRGATVVDIAGGNGELLSRILAAHPGLDAVLLERPHVVAAARRRLGGARCSYVAGDFADVPAGADVYLLCRVLHDWDDERCRDILRHCARAMPADADLLIVERLLPTDNSPSLATAWDLHMRCNVGGRERTADHYGRLLADAGLTLAGHRPLPLDGHVLHARK, encoded by the coding sequence TTGATCACGGCGTTGTCGGACGACACCTCGCGCCTGCGCGCGACGGTCGACTTTGTCACCCAGCAGGACAGCGAGTCCCTCCTGCCGCTCCTGCTCCCCGGGCTCGACGGCCCGGAGCTGCGCGCGCTGGTGGAGCGGTGCCGCTTCGCGCACGCCGCGCTGCTCGTCTTCCCCGTCCACGCGCTGGCACTGGAGGCCACGCTGGCCGAGTGCGGCCTGGTCACCCGGACACCGCCGCAGCCGAGCGTGGTCGTACGCGAACGCCTGGCGCTGCGGCACCGTCGCACGGCCGACGACCTCGACGTGCGCATCCTGCGCCCGGCGGTGCTCGGCCGTGACGGGCACCGCCGCACGGTCGAGGTGTTCGCCCTCACCGTGCCGCCGGGCTCGGACCTGGAGGAGATCGCCGCGCTCGAACTCGCCCGGCACGACGAGGCGCACGTCGCCTTCGAGGTGCAGGCCCCCGACCCGCTGGTGCTGCGCGGGCTGCGCGCGTCCTTCGCCTTCCACGGGGCGCTCCCGGACGGCGGCGGATACAACCCGCACGAGAACGGCACGGTCTTCTACTTCGCCGCGCCCACCACGTCCCGGGCCGGATACCGCCGCATCGAGCTGTACGCCCCCGGTGACCACCGCTGTCAACTCGCCGCGCACCTGGCCGACTTCCACCGCCAGCAGCCGCCCGAGGCGCTGCTGCGGCTGCTCACCGGGGCCTGGACCACGCAGGCCCTGGCCACCGCCGCCCAGCTGCGGGTGCCCGACGCGATGGAGACCGACCGCGCCGTCGACGCCGGGGCCCTGGCGGGCAAGGTGGCGGCGGACCCGGACAGCCTGACGGTGCTCCTGCGCTACCTCGCCTCGCTCGGCGTCGTCGCCGAGGAGGCTCCCGGCAGCTTCCGGCTCACCGCCCTCGGCGCGCTCCTGCGCACGGAGGGCCCGGGCTCGATGCGGCCCCTGGCCCTCTTGTACGGCGGACCGTTCTACCAGTCCTTCGCCGCCCTCGCGCACACGGTGCGCACCGGGCAGGTCGCCTTCGAGTACCTCTTCGGCGCCCACCACTTCGACCACTTCGCCGCCGACCCCCGTCTCGCCGAACTCTTCGACCAGTCCATGGCCGCGAACTGGCGCATGTTCGAGCCGCTTCCCACCCATCCGGTCCTCACCGCGGCGGCCCGCAAGCCGCGGGGAGCCACCGTGGTCGACATCGCGGGCGGCAACGGGGAGCTGCTCAGCCGCATCCTCGCCGCGCATCCGGGGCTCGACGCCGTGCTGCTGGAACGCCCGCACGTCGTCGCGGCCGCCCGCCGCCGCCTCGGCGGCGCCCGGTGCTCGTACGTGGCGGGGGACTTCGCGGACGTACCTGCGGGCGCGGACGTGTATCTCCTCTGTCGCGTGCTGCACGACTGGGACGACGAGCGGTGCCGCGACATCCTGCGGCACTGCGCCCGCGCCATGCCCGCCGACGCCGACCTGCTCATCGTCGAGCGCCTGCTGCCCACCGACAACTCGCCGTCCCTCGCCACCGCCTGGGACCTCCACATGCGGTGCAACGTCGGGGGGCGCGAGCGCACGGCCGACCACTACGGCCGGCTGCTGGCCGACGCGGGCCTCACCCTGGCCGGGCACCGGCCGCTGCCGCTGGACGGCCATGTGCTGCACGCCCGCAAGTGA
- a CDS encoding winged helix-turn-helix domain-containing protein, producing MLRIHLTADDLSRVRVADRPDPLAETVLSLPLLQAERPDRAATAALSGWRERTRRALRPEMGLLFDLAPAGVGEYVPEVFTHAVTGSLADSLDHTWSLPGGQWAADWRATRLLRPRAPRWIHELHHGDRTWAALVRRELRSYHALAVAPYWSQLLACAHNDRAQRALTAVDTGVEGLLGTLHPEISWSRGVLSVPCDMDTDLDLGGRGLLLVPTFFCPRPLVLVDNAEPERPFVLRYPLARSLLDRASVVTCETQAAEGGLSALLGATRARTLREVRSPVGTVELARRIGTSAATASHHASVLRTAGLLTTRREGPGVRHALTPLGRALLDAGPPPTG from the coding sequence GTGCTACGCATCCACCTCACCGCCGACGACCTGTCCCGGGTACGCGTCGCGGACCGCCCCGACCCCCTCGCCGAGACCGTCTTGAGCCTGCCGCTGCTCCAGGCGGAGCGGCCAGACCGGGCGGCGACCGCGGCCCTGTCCGGCTGGCGCGAGCGCACCCGCCGCGCCCTGCGGCCCGAGATGGGGCTCCTGTTCGACCTGGCGCCCGCGGGCGTCGGCGAGTACGTCCCCGAGGTGTTCACGCACGCCGTCACCGGCAGTCTCGCGGACAGCCTCGACCACACCTGGTCGCTGCCGGGCGGCCAGTGGGCCGCCGACTGGCGCGCCACCCGGCTGCTGCGGCCCCGCGCGCCGCGCTGGATCCACGAACTGCACCACGGGGACCGCACCTGGGCGGCGCTCGTCCGCCGTGAGCTGCGCTCCTACCACGCCCTCGCGGTGGCGCCCTACTGGTCACAACTCCTCGCGTGCGCCCACAACGACCGTGCCCAGCGGGCCCTGACCGCCGTCGACACGGGCGTCGAGGGGCTGCTCGGCACCCTGCACCCCGAGATCTCCTGGAGCCGGGGCGTCCTGAGCGTGCCCTGCGACATGGACACCGACCTCGACCTGGGCGGCCGCGGGCTGTTGCTCGTCCCGACGTTCTTCTGCCCGAGGCCGCTCGTGCTGGTCGACAACGCCGAGCCCGAGCGGCCCTTCGTCCTGCGCTACCCGCTCGCGCGCTCCCTCCTCGACCGCGCCTCCGTGGTGACGTGTGAGACACAGGCGGCCGAGGGCGGCCTGAGCGCTCTCCTCGGTGCCACCCGGGCCCGGACCCTCCGGGAGGTGCGGAGCCCGGTCGGCACCGTCGAGCTGGCCCGGCGCATCGGCACCTCCGCCGCGACGGCCAGCCACCACGCCTCGGTGCTGCGGACCGCCGGGCTGCTCACCACCCGCCGGGAGGGCCCGGGGGTCAGGCACGCCCTGACCCCGCTCGGCCGCGCCCTGCTGGACGCGGGGCCGCCGCCGACCGGCTAG
- a CDS encoding NUDIX domain-containing protein yields MGQPQNDVMLILRRGDTVLLARRDNTGYADGLLNLPSGKVDPGEDPRAAIVREAREEIGVQLDRAAVRLAHVMFFRSPEGRDRVGWFFTVERDFTGTVVNSEPHKCSELLWAPVDPLPKDTVRYNALGIQHYLKGEPHSLHTDDWEATTW; encoded by the coding sequence GTGGGGCAGCCGCAGAACGACGTCATGCTCATCCTCAGGCGCGGGGACACCGTCCTCCTGGCCAGGCGGGACAACACCGGATACGCCGACGGGCTGCTCAACCTCCCTTCCGGCAAGGTCGATCCGGGGGAGGACCCCCGCGCCGCGATCGTGCGCGAGGCGCGGGAGGAGATCGGCGTCCAGCTCGACCGCGCGGCGGTGCGCCTCGCGCATGTGATGTTCTTCCGCAGTCCTGAAGGGCGCGACCGCGTGGGCTGGTTCTTCACCGTCGAGCGGGACTTCACCGGCACGGTCGTCAACTCCGAACCCCACAAGTGCAGCGAACTCCTCTGGGCCCCCGTCGACCCGCTCCCCAAGGACACCGTCCGGTACAACGCGCTCGGCATCCAGCACTACCTGAAGGGCGAGCCGCACTCCCTCCACACGGACGACTGGGAGGCGACGACCTGGTAG